In Mercenaria mercenaria strain notata chromosome 13, MADL_Memer_1, whole genome shotgun sequence, a single window of DNA contains:
- the LOC123528490 gene encoding beta-hexosaminidase-like, which yields MDQETLDEFGRCLDIRYKVLDNLTDGKKTYRAQIVLTNKSERTLKYGDWAIYFCHIRMIEPGHLPHSTTYEIHDTGMRFTHVNGCLFKLSPTKKFQKMEKGDTLKIKFKAQYFSVARSDLMPNWYLLFPKLRPVLIQSTVGEEMSFVEPFDNPDSWKRFDYELTDGSSRYDHYNPYNLQERFDRQCCANVGPIKTSVIPTPVKMSVNEEIQICLSPDEWVVCAEESLNKEAKFLSEKLNIPVNNSQEVPHKITLQLSSTLKIQDKAAGDESYKLTVKADTDITVTAVNRAGIFYGIQTLLSLVQSNKVPDCDIEDFPRYPYRGMHMDVSRNFHGKEQILKLLDVMAMYKMNKFHFHLTDDEGWRLEIPGLEELTQVGARRGHVNKTDLSSLLPLLGSGPGFDTSGSGYYSVEEYREILRYAKLRHIEVIPEIDMPGHSHAAIRSMKARHQKYMAEKAREKAEEYLLSDLDHDTSCGSHSVQMYSENAMNPGMESTYKFVKKVVTEVKKMHEDIMPLQTFHFGGDEVPYEAWEGSPACMSLIDSEEVKSSEDLMEYFVSRVADIVAKCDLDVGAWQDGIFPDETDLVPIARHKFKSKNVYVYAWQNVWESGLSGCAYRLANSGYKVVMSQGTHLYFDHPYEPDPEERGLYWACRFCDARKTFTFMPDNIYANVDVKLTGEQLSKDYIRKHKEDHDDLKKPENVTGIQAQLWTELVRTWDQMDSMIFPRLLCVAERAWHKSDWELEPDKEKIAERQFEEWSSFAHKLGSKELARLDKMGVAYHLPPPGAHCLVEECKLEFNSAYPGLPIFYSTDKGETWTRYTTKIDTIPDKDVYLCTKSVDEKRTSRTVIMEKPRKD from the exons ATGGATCAGGAGACTTTGGACGAGTTTGGTCGATGTTTGGACATTAGATACAAGGTTCTGGACAATCTGACAGATGGGAAGAAAACATACCGAGCCCAAATAGTACTCACAAATAAGAGTGAGAGGACACTGAAGTATGGAGATTGGGCTATCTACTTCTGCCATATCAGAATGATTGAACCCGGTCACCTGCCGCATTCCACTACATATGAGATACACGATACAGGAATGAGATTTACACATGTGAACGGATGCCTGTTCAAGCTTTCTCCAACAAAAAAGTTCCAAAAGATGGAAAAAGGTgatacactgaaaataaaattcaaagcgCAGTATTTCTCTGTAGCACGAAGCGATTTGATGCCAAACTGGTacttactatttccaaaacttcGGCCAGTGTTGATTCAAAGTACGGTTGGAGAAGAAATGAGTTTTGTTGAGCCGTTTGACAATCCTGACTCCTGGAAAAGATTTGATTATGAATTGACTGATGGTTCATCAAGATACGACCATTATAACCCATACAATCTGCAGGAACGATTCGATCGACAATGTTGCGCCAATGTAGGACCAATTAAAACATCTGTAATTCCGACACCAGTAAAAATGTCAGTAAATGAGGAAATTCAGATTTGTCTAAGTCCAGATGAATGGGTTGTATGTGCTGAAGAATCCCTGAATAAGGAGGCAAAGTTTCTCTCAG AAAAGCTCAACATTCCAGTAAATAATTCCCAAGAAGTACCCCACAAGATAACATTACAGTTATCTTCAACTCTGAAAATACAGGACAAAGCAGCGGGTGACGAATCGTATAAACTAACTGTCAAAGCTGATACTGACATCACTGTAACAGCTGTCAACAGAGCTGGTATATTCTATGGCATTCAGACTTTGTTAAGTCTTGTACAAAGCAATAAAGTTCCTGATTGCGATATTGAAGATTTCCCACGGTATCCATACAGAGGTATGCATATGGATGTTTCACGGAATTTCCACGGGAAAGAACAGATTTTGAAACTGCTGGATGTAATGGCCATGTACAAAATGAACAAGTTTCATTTCCATCTGACGGATGATGAGGGGTGGCGATTAGAAATTCCAGGACTGGAGGAGCTTACTCAg GTTGGAGCGAGACGTGGACATGTGAACAAGACAGATTTATCATCATTACTACCTCTACTTGGATCAGGACCAGGATTTGATACCTCAGGCTCTGGGTATTATTCCGTTGAAGAATATCGCGAAATACTGCGCTATGCCAAACTGCGACACATTGAAGTGATTCCAGAGATTGATATGCCGGGACACAGTCATGCTGCCATCAGGTCGATGAAAGCCAGGCACCAGAAATACATGGCAGAAAAAGCTAGGGAAAAGGCTGAAGAATACTTATTGTCCGATTTAGATCACGATACTTCATGTGGGTCACATTCCGTACAGATGTATTCAGAAAATGCAATGAATCCTGGGATGGAATCAACATACAAATTTGTGAAAAAGGTTGTTACAGAAGTGAAAAAAATGCATGAAGACATTATGCCAttacaaacatttcattttggTGGAGATGAGGTGCCATATGAAGCGTGGGAAGGATCGCCGGCATGCATGAGTCTAATAGACTCGGAAGAAGTGAAGTCGTCAGAAGATTTGATGGAGTATTTTGTTTCAAGAGTTGCAGATATTGTAGCCAAATGTGATCTAGATGTCGGAGCTTGGCAAGATGGTATTTTTCCTGATGAAACTGATCTGGTGCCTATAGCTAG acaTAAATTCAAGAGTAAAAACGTGTATGTGTATGCCTGGCAGAATGTCTGGGAGTCTGGCCTGTCTGGATGTGCCTATAGACTAGCTAACAGTGGATACAAG GTGGTGATGTCACAGGGGACACATCTTTACTTTGACCATCCGTATGAGCCCGATCCTGAGGAGAGGGGTCTGTACTGGGCGTGCAGATTCTGTGATGCCCGTAAAACCTTCACCTTTATGCCAGACAACATTTACGCAAACGTTGATGTGAAACTGACAGGGGAGCAGCTATCAAAAGACTACATCAGAAAACATaaagaggaccatgatgatctcaaaaaacctgaaaatgtaaCAG GTATCCAAGCTCAATTATGGACAGAATTAGTGCGTACATGGGACCAAATGGACTCTATGATATTTCCTCGCCTTTTGTGTGTTGCGGAGAGAGCTTGGCATAAATCTGATTGGGAACTGGAACCAGACAAAGAAAAGATTGCTGAACGGCAGTTCGAGGAATGGTCAAGTTTTGCTCACAAGTTAGGAAGTAAGGAGTTGGCAAGGTTGGACAAAATGGGTGTGGCATACCATCTACCCCCACCTGGAGCACACTGCCT GGTAGAAGAATGCAAACTGGAGTTTAACAGTGCCTACCCTGGTCTCCCTATATTCTACAGTACAGACAAGGGAGAGACGTGGACTCGTTATACAACCAAGATTGATACTATACCTGATAAAGATGTCTACCTCTGTACAAA ATCTGTTGATGAGAAGAGGACAAGTCGCACTGTGATCATGGAGAAACCAAGAAAAGATTAA